Proteins encoded within one genomic window of Chitinivibrionia bacterium:
- a CDS encoding helix-turn-helix transcriptional regulator: MLAVKMGIAQRVRQRRKEQKLSQQKLAEISRVSLGSLKRFERKGEISLKSLLKIAFALGYEHGFVELFDKKPLSLNEVVNEFNELKSELLQRAEQRKEFVNARRK, encoded by the coding sequence ATGTTAGCTGTTAAAATGGGAATAGCTCAGCGTGTAAGACAGCGTCGTAAGGAACAAAAACTGTCGCAACAAAAACTTGCCGAAATATCACGCGTATCTTTGGGGTCGCTAAAAAGATTTGAAAGGAAAGGCGAAATATCGCTGAAATCGTTATTGAAAATTGCCTTTGCTCTCGGTTATGAACACGGGTTTGTCGAGCTGTTTGACAAAAAACCTTTGTCGCTCAACGAGGTGGTAAACGAATTTAACGAATTGAAGTCAGAACTGCTACAGCGAGCCGAGCAACGAAAAGAATTTGTGAACGCACGGCGGAAATAA
- the murJ gene encoding murein biosynthesis integral membrane protein MurJ, whose protein sequence is MKTKQQTTFSAILTVFSSNALSKLLGFLLVVVFAAKVGTSSEGDAYTFAFILPDLVNSILAGSALSIAFIPIFQGLANNPEKQSRFFSNVFTVGTLIFAVVLTVCFFAAPFLVSVLAGDTITNNPHIFDLTVRLTRIVLPAQLFFFWGTIFIGIQQANKNYKFAALAPIIYNTSIVVFGLVFFRFIGIAGFSWGVFFGAFVGHAVLQFFGAKRFSVKYSPVIDLRDKDFRQWFLNTLPLMLGLGITFSNEFTFRFFGSRIDDGQGAIVALNYAYRIMMIVVGLFASSIAAPIFPFLSEKANEKKYDEMEKILIPIFVKTAAIIIIISAAIYPISGNIISILFGRGAFDEQSVALTSRALIGYLPGIFFLSAAIILQRLFYAAKDTKTPLIISTISLVLSLPFYKILSEMWGITGISAATSIFSIIATFLIVWRWYVFYPQSKLLSALKPILLAVVIGGIVIGTQFFVMHLIGGFSLPRILQVFFVSTPAVILAMVLLNAFGILKITDLVGKLAKKLKR, encoded by the coding sequence ATGAAAACAAAGCAACAAACAACTTTTTCGGCGATTTTGACCGTATTTTCATCCAATGCACTGAGCAAATTATTGGGATTTTTGCTTGTCGTTGTTTTTGCGGCGAAAGTCGGAACATCGAGCGAGGGCGACGCTTATACATTCGCATTTATTCTGCCCGATTTGGTAAATTCGATTTTGGCGGGAAGCGCGCTTTCTATCGCATTTATCCCGATTTTTCAAGGTTTGGCAAATAATCCCGAAAAGCAAAGTCGGTTTTTCTCTAATGTTTTTACTGTAGGAACACTGATTTTTGCCGTTGTTTTAACTGTCTGCTTTTTTGCCGCGCCGTTTTTAGTCAGCGTTCTTGCAGGTGATACTATAACTAACAACCCGCACATTTTTGATTTAACCGTTCGGCTCACGCGGATTGTGTTGCCCGCTCAGCTGTTTTTCTTTTGGGGAACGATTTTTATCGGTATTCAGCAAGCAAACAAAAACTACAAATTCGCCGCGCTCGCACCAATAATTTACAATACGTCAATCGTCGTTTTCGGGCTTGTATTCTTCCGATTTATTGGAATTGCGGGGTTTTCGTGGGGAGTATTTTTCGGCGCATTTGTCGGACACGCGGTCTTACAGTTTTTCGGAGCAAAGCGTTTTTCCGTAAAATATTCACCCGTAATCGACCTGCGCGACAAAGATTTCAGACAATGGTTCTTAAACACTCTTCCGCTGATGCTTGGGCTCGGAATAACATTTTCAAACGAATTCACTTTCCGCTTTTTCGGCTCGCGGATAGACGACGGACAAGGCGCAATAGTAGCCCTAAACTACGCCTACCGAATAATGATGATAGTGGTAGGACTTTTCGCAAGTTCAATAGCCGCGCCGATTTTCCCGTTCTTGTCCGAAAAAGCAAACGAAAAAAAATACGACGAAATGGAGAAAATACTAATCCCGATTTTCGTGAAAACCGCGGCAATAATAATAATAATCTCAGCGGCAATTTACCCGATTTCGGGCAATATTATCTCTATACTGTTCGGACGCGGCGCATTTGACGAGCAGTCGGTCGCGCTTACTTCAAGGGCGCTTATCGGTTATCTTCCGGGGATATTCTTTTTGTCGGCGGCAATCATTTTACAACGGCTTTTCTATGCCGCAAAAGACACCAAAACACCGCTTATAATCTCAACAATTTCGCTTGTTTTGTCCCTGCCGTTCTACAAAATTTTGAGCGAGATGTGGGGAATTACGGGTATTTCGGCGGCAACAAGCATTTTTTCGATTATTGCCACGTTCTTGATTGTTTGGAGATGGTATGTATTTTATCCGCAATCAAAATTGCTTTCTGCGCTTAAGCCTATTCTTCTTGCCGTCGTAATTGGCGGGATTGTTATCGGCACGCAGTTTTTTGTTATGCACCTTATCGGTGGTTTTTCTTTGCCGAGAATTTTGCAGGTTTTCTTTGTATCAACCCCTGCGGTAATCTTGGCGATGGTATTGCTTAATGCTTTCGGCATTTTGAAAATCACGGATTTGGTCGGGAAACTTGCGAAAAAACTAAAACGATAA